In one window of Streptomyces roseofulvus DNA:
- a CDS encoding ABC transporter permease — MTTTLTKEAPGPVDEPVLRKPPTRKRLVPYWLLLPGILWLLVFFALPLVYQASTSVQTGSLEQGFQVTWHFQTYLDAFTEYWPQLLRSLLYAGTATLLCLLLGYPLAYLIAFKAGRWRNLLLVLVIAPFFTSFLIRTLAWKTILADDSLVVDALNALHVLDVTSWLGWTDGERVLATPMAVVCGLTYNFLPFMILPLYTSLERIDGRLHEAAQDLYATPATTFRKVTFPLSMPGVVSGTLLTFIPASGDYVNAELLGSTDTKMIGNVIQSQFLRVLDYPTAAALSFILMAIVLFMVTVYIRKAGTEDLV; from the coding sequence GTGACCACCACCCTCACCAAGGAGGCGCCGGGGCCGGTCGACGAACCGGTTCTGCGCAAGCCCCCCACCCGCAAGCGGCTCGTCCCGTACTGGCTGCTGCTCCCCGGCATCCTCTGGCTGCTGGTCTTCTTCGCCCTGCCGCTCGTCTACCAGGCGTCCACCTCGGTGCAGACCGGCTCCCTGGAGCAGGGCTTCCAGGTCACCTGGCACTTCCAGACCTACCTGGACGCCTTCACCGAGTACTGGCCGCAGCTGCTGCGCTCGCTGCTGTACGCCGGCACCGCGACCCTGCTCTGCCTGCTGCTCGGCTACCCGCTCGCGTACCTCATCGCCTTCAAGGCCGGCCGCTGGCGCAACCTGCTGCTCGTCCTCGTCATCGCGCCCTTCTTCACCAGCTTCCTCATCCGGACGCTGGCCTGGAAGACGATCCTCGCCGACGACAGCCTCGTCGTGGACGCGCTCAACGCGCTGCACGTCCTCGACGTCACCAGCTGGCTCGGCTGGACCGACGGCGAGCGGGTGCTCGCCACCCCGATGGCGGTCGTCTGCGGCCTCACGTACAACTTCCTGCCGTTCATGATCCTGCCCCTCTACACCTCCCTGGAGCGGATCGACGGCCGGCTGCACGAGGCCGCCCAGGACCTCTACGCCACCCCGGCGACCACCTTCCGCAAGGTGACCTTCCCGCTGTCGATGCCCGGCGTCGTCTCCGGCACCCTGCTCACCTTCATCCCGGCGAGCGGCGACTACGTCAACGCCGAACTGCTCGGCTCCACCGACACCAAGATGATCGGCAACGTCATCCAGTCGCAGTTCCTCCGCGTCCTCGACTACCCGACGGCCGCCGCCCTGTCCTTCATCCTCATGGCGATCGTGCTGTTCATGGTCACCGTCTACATCCGCAAGGCGGGAACGGAGGACCTCGTCTGA
- a CDS encoding FAD-dependent oxidoreductase has protein sequence MAPVAMRLAAKSLSDAQPVPFWLEDPGKPGALPALTGTEKCDLLVVGGGYSGLWTALLAKERDPSQDVVLIEGREVGWAASGRNGGFCAASLTHGFGNGLSRWPGELPKLERLGAANLDAIEAAVARYSLDCEFERTGEIDVATEAYQVEELHAWYEEAERLGLADGLTLLDQDAVRAEVNSPTFRGGLWDRDGVAMLHPAKLAWGLKRACLDLGVRIFENTPGLDLVSAGAGMAVRTPYGRVAARRVALGTNVFPSLVKRLRPYTVPVYDYALVTEPLSEEQLASVGWKNRQGLGDSANQFHYFRITADHRILWGGYDAIYRFGGKVQAEMDHRPETYLKLAEHFFTCFPQLEGVRFSHAWGGAIDTCSRFSAFFGTAHQGKVAYAQGYTGLGVGATRFGADVMLDLLSGERTERTELAMVRSKPLPFPPEPIAWAGIGITKWSLARADANGGRRNLWLRTMDKLGLGFDS, from the coding sequence ATGGCCCCAGTCGCCATGCGTCTCGCTGCTAAATCTCTCTCCGACGCCCAGCCCGTCCCCTTCTGGCTGGAAGACCCCGGCAAGCCCGGCGCCCTGCCCGCCCTCACCGGCACCGAGAAGTGCGATCTCCTCGTCGTCGGCGGCGGCTACAGCGGACTGTGGACCGCGCTCCTCGCCAAGGAGCGCGACCCCTCCCAGGACGTCGTGCTCATCGAAGGCCGCGAGGTGGGCTGGGCCGCCTCGGGCCGCAACGGCGGCTTCTGCGCCGCCTCCCTCACCCACGGCTTCGGCAACGGCCTCTCCCGCTGGCCGGGCGAGCTGCCGAAGCTGGAACGGCTCGGCGCGGCCAACCTCGACGCCATCGAGGCGGCCGTCGCCCGCTACTCCCTGGACTGCGAGTTCGAGCGCACCGGCGAGATCGACGTGGCCACCGAGGCGTACCAGGTGGAGGAGCTCCACGCGTGGTACGAGGAGGCCGAGCGGCTCGGCCTCGCCGACGGCCTCACCCTCCTCGACCAGGACGCCGTCCGCGCCGAGGTGAACTCCCCGACCTTCCGGGGCGGCCTGTGGGACCGGGACGGCGTCGCCATGCTCCACCCGGCGAAGCTCGCCTGGGGCCTCAAGCGGGCCTGCCTCGACCTCGGCGTGCGGATCTTCGAGAACACCCCGGGCCTCGACCTGGTGTCGGCCGGCGCCGGCATGGCCGTGCGCACCCCGTACGGCCGGGTCGCCGCCCGCCGGGTCGCCCTCGGCACCAACGTCTTCCCGTCGCTGGTCAAGCGGCTGCGCCCGTACACCGTCCCGGTCTACGACTACGCGCTGGTCACCGAACCGCTGTCCGAGGAGCAGCTCGCCTCCGTCGGCTGGAAGAACCGGCAGGGCCTCGGCGACTCCGCCAACCAGTTCCACTACTTCCGGATCACCGCCGACCACCGGATCCTCTGGGGCGGATACGACGCCATCTACCGCTTCGGCGGCAAGGTGCAGGCGGAGATGGACCACCGCCCGGAGACGTACCTCAAGCTGGCCGAGCACTTCTTCACCTGCTTCCCGCAGCTGGAGGGGGTCCGCTTCAGCCACGCCTGGGGCGGCGCGATCGACACCTGCTCGCGCTTCTCGGCCTTCTTCGGCACCGCCCACCAGGGCAAGGTGGCGTACGCGCAGGGCTACACCGGGCTCGGCGTCGGCGCCACCCGCTTCGGCGCCGACGTGATGCTCGACCTGCTCTCCGGCGAGCGCACCGAGCGCACCGAGCTGGCGATGGTCCGCTCCAAGCCGCTGCCCTTCCCGCCGGAGCCGATCGCCTGGGCAGGCATCGGGATCACCAAGTGGTCGCTGGCCCGCGCCGACGCCAACGGCGGGCGGCGGAACCTGTGGCTCAGGACGATGGACAAGCTGGGCCTCGGCTTCGACAGCTGA
- a CDS encoding glycoside hydrolase family 18 protein yields the protein MDRTRPLTLLLAGALAVGGLAALTPAAQAADSELARNGGFEAGLDGWNCTAGSGAVVSSPVHSGTKALQATPAGSDNAKCSQTITVKPNAAYTLSGWVRGSYVYLGVTGTGTTDTSTWTQSAPDWQKLSTTFTTGANTTSVTVYTHGWYGTPAYQADDLSLYGPGGYPVQLPAAPTGLTAGSPTATSVPLSWTAVPGATSYHVYQGTTMIQTVTGTTATATGLTASTPYTFQVTAANSAGESPKSAPVTATTTSGGGGNPGGTLPARALVGYLHASFANGSGYTRMADVPDSWDVINLAFGEPTSVTSGDIRFSLCPATECPNVESPADFKAAIKAKQAAGKKVLISIGGQNGQVQLATTAARDAFVTSVSKIIDEYGLDGLDIDFEGHSLSLQTGDTDFRSPTTPVIVHLIQAIKTLKAKYGAKFVLTMAPETFFVQLGYQFYGSGPWGGQDPRAGAYLPVIHALRDDLTLLHVQDYNSGPIMGLDNQYHSMGGADFHIAMTDMLLAGFPVAGNTARVFPGLRPDQVAIGLPASTQAGNGHTTPAEVNKALDCLTRKQNCGTYQTHGTWSSLRGLMTWSINWDRFNQWEFSRNFDAYDWS from the coding sequence GTGGACCGCACCAGACCTCTCACCCTGCTGCTCGCAGGCGCGCTCGCCGTCGGCGGGCTCGCCGCGCTCACCCCGGCCGCCCAGGCCGCCGACTCCGAACTCGCCCGCAACGGCGGCTTCGAGGCCGGCCTGGACGGCTGGAACTGCACGGCCGGCAGCGGCGCCGTCGTGTCCTCGCCCGTGCACAGCGGGACGAAGGCGCTCCAGGCCACCCCGGCCGGCAGCGACAACGCCAAGTGCTCCCAGACCATCACGGTCAAGCCCAACGCGGCGTACACGCTGAGCGGCTGGGTCCGCGGCAGCTACGTCTACCTCGGCGTCACCGGCACCGGAACCACCGACACCTCCACCTGGACCCAGTCGGCCCCCGACTGGCAGAAGCTCTCCACCACCTTCACCACCGGCGCGAACACCACCTCGGTCACGGTCTACACCCACGGCTGGTACGGCACCCCCGCCTACCAGGCCGACGACCTCTCCCTCTACGGCCCCGGCGGCTACCCGGTCCAGCTCCCGGCCGCCCCCACCGGCCTCACGGCCGGCTCCCCGACCGCCACCTCCGTGCCGCTGAGCTGGACCGCCGTCCCCGGCGCCACCTCGTACCACGTCTACCAGGGCACCACCATGATCCAGACGGTCACCGGCACCACGGCGACCGCCACCGGGCTCACGGCCTCCACCCCGTACACCTTCCAGGTCACCGCCGCGAACAGCGCCGGCGAGTCCCCGAAGTCGGCCCCGGTGACCGCGACCACGACCTCCGGAGGCGGCGGCAACCCCGGCGGCACCCTCCCCGCCCGCGCCCTCGTCGGCTACCTCCACGCCAGCTTCGCCAACGGCTCCGGCTACACCCGCATGGCCGACGTGCCGGACTCCTGGGACGTCATCAACCTGGCCTTCGGCGAACCGACCTCGGTGACCTCCGGCGACATCCGCTTCAGCCTCTGCCCGGCGACCGAATGCCCCAACGTCGAGTCCCCGGCCGACTTCAAGGCCGCCATCAAGGCCAAGCAGGCCGCCGGCAAGAAGGTCCTCATCTCCATCGGCGGGCAGAACGGCCAGGTCCAGCTCGCCACCACCGCCGCCCGCGACGCCTTCGTCACCTCGGTCTCGAAGATCATCGACGAGTACGGCCTCGACGGCCTCGACATCGACTTCGAGGGCCACTCGCTCTCGCTCCAGACCGGCGACACCGACTTCCGCAGCCCCACCACCCCGGTCATCGTCCACCTGATCCAGGCGATCAAGACCCTCAAGGCCAAGTACGGCGCGAAGTTCGTCCTCACCATGGCCCCGGAGACCTTCTTCGTCCAGCTCGGCTACCAGTTCTACGGCTCCGGCCCCTGGGGCGGCCAGGACCCGCGCGCCGGCGCCTACCTCCCGGTCATCCACGCCCTGCGCGACGACCTCACCCTGCTCCACGTCCAGGACTACAACTCCGGCCCCATCATGGGCCTGGACAACCAGTACCACTCCATGGGCGGCGCGGACTTCCACATCGCCATGACCGACATGCTGCTCGCCGGCTTCCCGGTCGCCGGCAACACCGCCCGCGTCTTCCCCGGCCTCCGCCCCGACCAGGTCGCCATCGGCCTCCCGGCCTCCACCCAGGCGGGCAACGGCCACACCACCCCCGCCGAGGTGAACAAGGCCCTCGACTGCCTCACCAGGAAGCAGAACTGCGGCACCTACCAGACCCACGGCACCTGGTCGTCCCTCCGCGGCCTGATGACCTGGTCCATCAACTGGGACCGCTTCAACCAGTGGGAGTTCAGCCGGAACTTCGACGCGTACGACTGGAGCTGA
- a CDS encoding ABC transporter permease, whose protein sequence is MTWLRKNLVVIAGLLTLAYMILPNVVVMVFSFNKPNGRFNYSWQQFSLDAWKDPCGVADMCESLTLSLQLAAWATVGAVVLGTMIAFALVRYRFRARGAINSLIFLPMAMPEVVMAASLLTLFLNMGIELGFWTVLIAHIMFCLSFVVTAVKARVMSMDPRLEEAARDLYAGPAQTFLRVTLPIAAPGIAAGALLAFALSFDDFIITNFNAGSTVTFPMFVWGSAQRGTPVQINVIGTAMFALAVLIVVAGQIITNRRKKTATA, encoded by the coding sequence ATGACCTGGCTGCGCAAGAACCTCGTCGTCATCGCGGGCCTGCTGACGCTCGCGTACATGATCCTGCCGAACGTCGTGGTCATGGTGTTCTCGTTCAACAAACCGAACGGGCGCTTCAACTACTCCTGGCAGCAGTTCTCCCTCGACGCCTGGAAGGACCCCTGCGGCGTCGCCGACATGTGCGAGTCGCTGACGCTCTCGCTCCAGCTCGCCGCCTGGGCCACCGTCGGCGCCGTCGTCCTCGGCACGATGATCGCCTTCGCGCTGGTCCGCTACCGCTTCCGGGCGCGCGGCGCGATCAACTCGCTGATCTTCCTGCCGATGGCGATGCCCGAGGTCGTCATGGCCGCCTCGCTGCTCACCCTCTTCCTCAACATGGGGATCGAGCTGGGCTTCTGGACGGTCCTCATCGCCCACATCATGTTCTGCCTGTCGTTCGTCGTGACGGCGGTCAAGGCCCGGGTCATGTCCATGGACCCGCGCCTGGAGGAGGCCGCGCGCGACCTCTACGCCGGGCCCGCGCAGACCTTCCTGCGCGTCACCCTGCCGATCGCCGCGCCCGGCATCGCCGCCGGCGCGCTGCTCGCCTTCGCGCTCTCCTTCGACGACTTCATCATCACCAACTTCAACGCGGGCTCCACGGTGACCTTCCCCATGTTCGTCTGGGGCTCGGCACAGCGCGGAACCCCCGTTCAGATCAACGTCATCGGCACCGCGATGTTCGCGCTTGCGGTACTGATCGTCGTGGCCGGACAGATCATCACGAACCGGCGCAAGAAAACAGCAACAGCCTGA
- a CDS encoding McrB family protein, whose amino-acid sequence MADGERRYAVTIDGRAYELSPSPGEVILPEHGGKIHHSAACGHLTDSARLPRRPDPDGLVWRRLLDAPDPAAFAASAGLLNGRNRPVTGVCSCALRPVPHSHAETLPYWPVDEALRVFDPEQHRAAVEAADRDAERIRTEFPWEDWAGLPLRRYALGQPDMPGHRVYSYLLEFGSKALGSITGGTAKKHFVYQRKQNGAWWFDRRYPDVATAWEDVRAGLVAAVTAAREGRVRDIDDIASVRSGITVVAKTLRVYAPDAVLPVYSDSFTRHYLERLAPGSSAKLQPFARKELLKALVDKDPRFAGWPPQLVWYFLDWWAPVHRTAPRTVRIAVSGPEEEWDRFAAAGLVPVGVDLVGDLHGYADEKELADAYEEEYASGALAGATPSVDVPALWGLLGLRVGDWVVATRGRSRVLGIGRITGDGYVWLPDASPDGLSGHALTVEWERGRPGGRLDEPVPGWDTDLISDVSADLWRRLLDLPPSGGAAEAAPVPAEPVALPPLDGALQRIDDALERRGQAVLFGPPGTGKTYHALRYAVRRLGELSADLPDVDPQAEPGTAAFAATIEALTASGRLTLATFHPSYGYEDFVEGLRPVKGASGFVLEPVDGVFKRVCEAAAADPGQLHLLVVDELNRGNLPRILGESITVLEKDKRGLPVTLPLSGAAFRVPPNVRLLGTMNTADRSIRMLDSAVRRRFAFIELLPDPGPLRGSQVDQLDLGVFLDRLNARIRTRLDREKQIGHAFFLAGGVPVATAAEFAAIVRGEILPLLQEYAYDDYGLLAAFLGEELVDVAAHTLRDLTDEDLVNRLYEELQVGAGAE is encoded by the coding sequence ATGGCGGACGGGGAGCGGCGGTACGCCGTCACGATCGACGGACGGGCCTACGAGCTGAGTCCGTCGCCGGGGGAGGTCATCCTCCCGGAGCACGGGGGCAAGATCCATCACTCGGCGGCGTGCGGGCACCTGACGGACTCCGCCCGGCTGCCGCGCCGCCCGGATCCCGACGGGCTCGTCTGGCGACGGCTGCTCGACGCCCCGGACCCGGCCGCGTTCGCGGCCTCGGCCGGGCTGCTCAACGGACGGAACCGGCCCGTGACCGGCGTCTGCTCCTGCGCGTTGCGGCCGGTCCCGCACAGCCACGCGGAGACGCTCCCGTACTGGCCGGTCGACGAGGCCCTGCGGGTCTTCGACCCGGAGCAGCACCGGGCGGCGGTCGAGGCCGCGGACCGGGACGCCGAGCGGATCCGTACGGAGTTCCCCTGGGAGGACTGGGCCGGACTGCCGTTGCGGCGGTACGCGCTCGGGCAGCCGGACATGCCCGGCCACCGGGTGTACAGCTACCTGCTGGAGTTCGGCAGCAAGGCGCTCGGGAGCATCACCGGCGGCACGGCGAAGAAGCACTTCGTCTACCAGCGGAAGCAGAACGGCGCCTGGTGGTTCGACCGGCGGTACCCGGACGTCGCCACGGCCTGGGAGGACGTGCGGGCCGGGCTCGTCGCCGCCGTGACCGCCGCGCGTGAGGGCCGGGTCCGCGACATCGACGACATCGCCTCGGTCCGCTCCGGGATCACGGTCGTGGCGAAGACCCTGCGCGTGTACGCCCCGGACGCCGTCCTGCCCGTCTACTCGGACAGCTTCACCCGGCACTATCTGGAGCGGCTCGCGCCGGGCAGCTCCGCGAAGCTCCAGCCGTTCGCGCGCAAGGAGCTGCTGAAGGCCCTGGTGGACAAGGACCCGCGGTTCGCCGGCTGGCCGCCGCAGCTGGTCTGGTACTTCCTGGACTGGTGGGCCCCGGTCCACAGGACCGCGCCCCGGACGGTGCGGATCGCGGTCTCCGGCCCCGAGGAGGAGTGGGACCGCTTCGCCGCCGCCGGGCTCGTGCCGGTCGGCGTGGACCTCGTCGGCGACCTGCACGGATACGCGGACGAGAAGGAGCTCGCCGACGCGTACGAGGAGGAGTACGCGAGCGGCGCGCTCGCCGGAGCGACGCCGTCGGTCGACGTGCCGGCCCTGTGGGGGCTGCTCGGCCTGCGGGTCGGGGACTGGGTGGTCGCGACCCGGGGCCGCAGCAGGGTCCTGGGGATCGGGCGGATCACCGGGGACGGCTATGTGTGGCTGCCCGACGCCTCCCCGGACGGGCTCTCGGGGCACGCGCTGACCGTGGAGTGGGAGCGGGGCCGCCCCGGCGGCCGGCTGGACGAGCCGGTGCCCGGCTGGGACACGGACCTGATCTCGGACGTGTCCGCGGACCTCTGGCGCAGGCTCCTCGACCTTCCGCCGTCCGGCGGCGCGGCCGAGGCCGCGCCCGTCCCCGCCGAGCCCGTCGCCCTGCCCCCGCTCGACGGCGCCCTCCAGCGGATCGACGACGCCCTCGAACGCCGCGGACAGGCCGTGCTGTTCGGGCCGCCCGGCACCGGCAAGACGTATCACGCGCTGCGGTACGCCGTCCGGCGGCTCGGCGAGCTGTCCGCCGATCTGCCGGACGTCGATCCGCAGGCCGAGCCGGGGACCGCCGCCTTCGCCGCGACGATCGAGGCGCTGACCGCGTCGGGGCGGCTGACCCTGGCCACCTTCCACCCGAGCTACGGCTACGAGGACTTCGTGGAGGGGCTGCGTCCCGTCAAGGGCGCCTCCGGCTTCGTCCTGGAGCCGGTGGACGGCGTCTTCAAGCGCGTCTGCGAAGCCGCCGCGGCGGACCCGGGCCAGCTCCACCTGCTGGTCGTCGACGAGCTGAACCGGGGCAACCTGCCCCGCATCCTGGGCGAGTCGATCACCGTCCTGGAGAAGGACAAGCGGGGTCTGCCCGTCACGCTGCCGCTCTCGGGGGCGGCTTTCCGGGTCCCGCCGAACGTGCGCCTCCTCGGCACGATGAACACCGCCGACCGGTCGATCCGGATGCTGGACTCGGCCGTCCGCCGGCGCTTCGCCTTCATCGAACTGCTCCCCGACCCGGGCCCCCTGCGCGGCAGCCAGGTCGACCAGCTGGACCTCGGCGTCTTCCTCGACCGGCTCAACGCGCGCATCAGGACGCGGCTCGACCGCGAGAAGCAGATAGGGCACGCGTTCTTCCTCGCCGGGGGCGTCCCCGTCGCGACCGCCGCGGAGTTCGCCGCGATCGTGCGCGGCGAGATCCTGCCGCTGCTCCAGGAGTACGCGTACGACGACTACGGACTCCTCGCCGCGTTCCTCGGCGAGGAACTGGTCGACGTCGCGGCCCACACCCTCCGGGACCTCACGGACGAGGACCTCGTCAACCGGCTGTACGAGGAGCTCCAGGTCGGTGCCGGTGCGGAGTGA
- the gabT gene encoding 4-aminobutyrate--2-oxoglutarate transaminase: MNAVPQERRVVTAIPGPKSQELQARRLDTVAGGVGSTLPVFTKRAGGGIIEDVDGNLLIDFGSGIAVTSVGASAEAVVRRASAQLQDFTHTCFMVTPYEGYVEVCEALAELTPGDHAKKSALFNSGAEAVENAVKIARSYTKRQAVVVFDHGYHGRTNLTMGMTAKNMPYKQGFGPFAPEVYRVPVAYGYRWPTGAENAGPEAAAQAIDNITKQIGAENVAAIVIEPVLGEGGFIEPAKGFLPAIVKFANDNGIVFVADEIQAGFCRTGQWFACEDEGIVPDLITTAKGIAGGLPLAAVTGRAEIMDSVHGGGLGGTYGGNPVACAGALGAIETMKELDLNGKAKRIEEVMKDRLTAMQEKFPVIGDIRGRGAMIAIELVKDPETKEPAAEAAAALAKYCHNEGVLVLTCGTYGNVLRFLPPLVIGEDLLNEGLDVIEAALAAL, translated from the coding sequence ATGAACGCTGTCCCGCAGGAGCGGCGCGTCGTCACCGCCATTCCCGGTCCGAAGTCGCAGGAGCTTCAGGCTCGCCGGCTGGACACCGTCGCCGGGGGCGTGGGCTCCACGCTGCCGGTGTTCACCAAGCGTGCGGGTGGCGGCATCATCGAGGACGTCGACGGCAACCTGCTGATCGACTTCGGTTCCGGCATCGCCGTGACCTCCGTGGGCGCCTCCGCCGAGGCCGTCGTGCGCCGCGCGTCCGCGCAGCTCCAGGACTTCACCCACACCTGTTTCATGGTGACCCCGTACGAGGGCTACGTGGAGGTCTGCGAGGCGCTGGCCGAGCTGACCCCGGGCGACCACGCCAAGAAGTCCGCGCTCTTCAACTCGGGCGCCGAGGCCGTCGAGAACGCGGTCAAGATCGCGCGTTCGTACACCAAGCGCCAGGCCGTCGTCGTCTTCGACCACGGCTACCACGGCCGCACCAACCTCACCATGGGCATGACGGCGAAGAACATGCCGTACAAGCAGGGCTTCGGCCCGTTCGCGCCCGAGGTCTACCGCGTGCCGGTCGCCTACGGCTACCGCTGGCCCACCGGTGCCGAGAACGCCGGCCCGGAGGCCGCCGCGCAGGCGATCGACAACATCACCAAGCAGATCGGCGCCGAGAACGTCGCCGCGATCGTCATCGAGCCGGTCCTCGGCGAGGGCGGCTTCATCGAGCCGGCCAAGGGCTTCCTCCCGGCGATCGTGAAGTTCGCCAACGACAACGGCATCGTCTTCGTCGCCGACGAGATCCAGGCCGGCTTCTGCCGCACCGGCCAGTGGTTCGCCTGCGAGGACGAGGGCATCGTCCCGGACCTCATCACCACCGCCAAGGGCATCGCGGGCGGTCTGCCGCTCGCCGCCGTCACCGGCCGCGCCGAGATCATGGACTCCGTGCACGGCGGCGGTCTGGGCGGCACCTACGGCGGCAACCCGGTGGCCTGCGCCGGTGCGCTCGGCGCCATCGAGACGATGAAGGAGCTGGACCTCAACGGGAAGGCCAAGCGCATCGAGGAGGTCATGAAGGACCGCCTCACCGCGATGCAGGAGAAGTTCCCGGTCATCGGCGACATCCGCGGCCGCGGCGCCATGATCGCCATCGAGCTCGTCAAGGACCCGGAGACGAAGGAGCCGGCCGCCGAGGCCGCCGCCGCGCTCGCCAAGTACTGCCACAACGAGGGCGTCCTCGTCCTCACCTGCGGCACCTACGGCAACGTGCTCCGCTTCCTGCCGCCGCTGGTCATCGGCGAGGACCTGCTCAACGAGGGTCTGGACGTCATCGAGGCGGCGCTCGCGGCGCTCTGA
- a CDS encoding 5-methylcytosine restriction system specificity protein McrC has protein sequence MPVRSEGPVPLELTEYATRVFDGVRLTEADRRLLAGGAFDGRLRLRELRGDRLEVAAAQYVGTVRLEAAEIRVVPKHLGGELDVLRMVDHAWGRLRNPLPTAQSLAGGRPHLRDLVCLMVVEHGERLLRHGVRRDYVTTEDDLRVVRGRLLPDRQLLHHHGRLDLLACRFEEHEADVADNRLCAAALALAARTARDDGVRARARRAAGLFAQHAPTPLGDVRAALAGLTYHRHNEHYRAAHLWAGLLLTGGGLDGLFTAGPLVSRAFLVDMNLLFEAFVTRLLEDGAAGSGLRVERQTSHASVLFDERTRRGYGTVRPDVLVSGLRSGLPYRLPVDVKYKLYAEKKLSPADLYQAAFYAHALGRRADGRPPVCALVHPGPAGSGGGGDRVAARTLEGAVTARVRAVPLDLRAALAELGGPGPREVPARLFREVAG, from the coding sequence GTGCCGGTGCGGAGTGAGGGGCCCGTTCCGCTGGAACTGACCGAGTACGCCACCCGGGTCTTCGACGGGGTGCGGCTGACGGAGGCCGACCGGCGGCTGCTGGCCGGCGGCGCCTTCGACGGCCGGCTGCGGCTGCGGGAGCTCCGCGGGGACCGGCTGGAGGTGGCCGCCGCGCAGTACGTGGGCACGGTACGGCTGGAGGCGGCCGAGATCAGGGTGGTCCCGAAGCACCTGGGCGGGGAGCTCGACGTGCTGCGGATGGTCGACCACGCCTGGGGCCGGCTGCGGAACCCGCTGCCGACCGCGCAGAGCCTGGCCGGCGGACGGCCGCACCTGCGGGACCTGGTCTGCCTCATGGTCGTCGAGCACGGCGAGCGGCTGCTGCGGCACGGGGTGCGCCGTGACTACGTGACGACCGAGGACGACCTGCGGGTGGTCCGCGGCCGGCTGCTCCCCGACCGTCAGCTGCTCCACCACCACGGCCGGCTGGACCTGCTGGCCTGCCGCTTCGAGGAGCACGAGGCGGACGTCGCCGACAACCGGCTCTGCGCCGCCGCCCTCGCCCTGGCCGCGCGGACGGCGCGCGACGACGGGGTGCGGGCGCGGGCCCGGCGGGCGGCGGGGCTGTTCGCCCAGCACGCCCCGACCCCGCTCGGCGACGTACGGGCCGCGCTCGCCGGGCTGACGTACCACCGGCACAACGAGCACTACCGGGCCGCGCACCTGTGGGCGGGCCTGCTCCTGACCGGCGGCGGCCTCGACGGGCTCTTCACCGCGGGCCCGCTGGTCTCGCGCGCCTTCCTGGTCGACATGAACCTCCTCTTCGAGGCCTTCGTGACCCGGCTCCTGGAGGACGGCGCGGCGGGCTCCGGGCTGCGGGTGGAGCGCCAGACCTCGCACGCCTCGGTGCTGTTCGACGAGCGGACCCGCCGCGGCTACGGGACCGTACGGCCGGACGTGCTGGTGTCGGGCCTGCGGTCCGGGCTCCCCTACCGGCTGCCGGTGGACGTCAAGTACAAGCTCTACGCGGAGAAGAAGCTCTCGCCCGCGGACCTGTACCAGGCGGCGTTCTACGCCCACGCGCTCGGGCGGCGGGCGGACGGGCGGCCGCCGGTCTGCGCGCTGGTCCACCCCGGCCCGGCCGGTTCGGGCGGCGGCGGTGACCGCGTGGCGGCGCGGACCCTGGAGGGGGCGGTGACGGCCCGGGTGCGGGCCGTCCCGCTCGATCTGCGGGCGGCGCTGGCGGAGTTGGGCGGGCCGGGTCCCCGGGAGGTCCCGGCCCGCCTGTTCCGCGAGGTGGCGGGGTGA
- a CDS encoding phosphatase PAP2 family protein, with amino-acid sequence MRETPRAEPPQPRPHRAEAHTSGASCSGTPHRSDGRPPHTPRGARQPDPLGRPGTTPPVPGRPALFSALVALAVVTWQVLVHGPLARLDERVSRALVDTVPRRLSELASDLGNLTVALPVLAAAMAYAVWRGRGRQALFAGLAMACVPLLVVPLKEWTARPGPLEPWAHGYYPSGHTATAMVAYFGAAHLVSRRLAPAAAVLTAVTGAGLVLRGFHWPLDVLASVALCLPLLCWPVLAARYGRGRIRGGDAWRTGSGGTPSRSTDGPTS; translated from the coding sequence ATGAGAGAAACACCCAGGGCGGAGCCTCCCCAGCCCCGCCCGCACCGTGCCGAAGCGCACACCTCCGGAGCCTCGTGCTCCGGGACTCCTCACCGATCGGATGGCCGCCCGCCCCACACCCCCCGGGGCGCGCGGCAGCCCGATCCCCTCGGCCGCCCCGGAACCACCCCCCCTGTTCCAGGGCGGCCGGCTCTCTTCTCGGCGCTCGTCGCCCTCGCCGTCGTGACCTGGCAGGTGCTCGTCCACGGCCCCTTGGCCAGGCTCGACGAGCGGGTGTCCCGGGCCCTCGTGGACACCGTGCCCCGCCGGCTGAGCGAACTCGCCTCCGACCTCGGCAACCTGACGGTCGCCCTGCCCGTGCTCGCCGCCGCGATGGCGTACGCGGTGTGGCGCGGCCGCGGCCGGCAGGCGCTCTTCGCCGGCCTCGCCATGGCCTGCGTACCGCTGCTCGTCGTCCCCCTGAAGGAGTGGACGGCCCGGCCCGGCCCCCTCGAACCCTGGGCCCACGGCTACTACCCCTCCGGCCACACCGCCACCGCGATGGTCGCCTACTTCGGCGCCGCCCACCTGGTGTCGCGACGGCTCGCTCCCGCCGCCGCCGTGCTGACGGCGGTGACGGGGGCGGGCCTGGTCCTGCGGGGCTTCCACTGGCCGCTGGACGTGCTGGCGTCCGTCGCGCTGTGCCTTCCGCTGCTGTGCTGGCCGGTCCTCGCGGCGCGGTACGGTCGGGGCCGGATCCGGGGAGGGGACGCATGGCGGACGGGGAGCGGCGGTACGCCGTCACGATCGACGGACGGGCCTACGAGCTGA